In Thiovibrio frasassiensis, one DNA window encodes the following:
- a CDS encoding phosphoethanolamine transferase → MRLTTNKLILATAIFLVLFDNVTFFQNVIGVYPFAEGKNLFFVVSLAFGLTGVLALFMSLLASRFTTKPLLIALLFMAAGSSYFANNYSVIIDYIMVQNILQTNVREATDLFSLKLFLYIFFLGIVPALLVWLAPLEPQSWRQAAVSRLKLITIALLLILIPLFLFSRFYASFFREHEELRFYSNPTYALFSVYKYAKRNFATSAVTVEPIGTDANNLATDRERELIILVVGEAARADRFSLNGYERPTNPLLSQEEVIFYPQVSSCDTSTATAVPCMFSDLTRAGFSNKKAAARENILDVVQRAGVNVLWRDNNSDSKGVALRVPYEDYQDPARNTICDVECRDEGMLVGLQEYIDAQKSGDILIVLHQMGNHGPAYYKRYPKEFARFTPTCQTNQLDECSPEEIGNAYDNAILYTDYFLSKTIALLKQNDKQFETAMIYMSDHGESLGEFGVYLHGLPYLLAPETQKHIAAIMWFGAGFAVDRQILRQQAGRELSQDNLFHTLLGSMEIHTELYNPKLDILCDAHQCPPLQAGPYAKDKGEKQGVVRSGRK, encoded by the coding sequence ATGCGATTGACCACCAACAAGTTGATTTTGGCCACGGCCATCTTCTTGGTTCTGTTTGATAATGTCACCTTTTTCCAAAACGTCATCGGCGTCTATCCCTTTGCCGAAGGAAAAAATCTGTTCTTCGTCGTCTCTCTCGCCTTTGGTTTGACCGGCGTCCTCGCTTTATTCATGAGCCTGCTCGCCTCCCGGTTCACCACCAAGCCGCTGCTGATTGCCCTGCTTTTTATGGCCGCGGGGAGCAGCTACTTCGCCAACAATTACAGCGTCATCATTGATTACATCATGGTGCAAAATATCCTGCAGACCAATGTGCGGGAGGCCACTGACCTCTTCTCCCTCAAGTTGTTTCTCTACATCTTTTTTCTTGGCATCGTGCCGGCGTTGCTGGTGTGGCTCGCTCCGCTTGAGCCGCAGTCATGGCGCCAGGCGGCAGTCTCTCGGCTCAAACTGATCACCATCGCTCTCCTTCTTATCCTGATTCCGCTCTTTCTTTTCAGCCGCTTCTATGCCTCGTTTTTCAGGGAGCATGAGGAGCTGCGTTTTTACAGTAACCCCACCTATGCGCTTTTTTCGGTCTACAAATACGCAAAGAGGAACTTTGCCACCTCCGCGGTGACGGTTGAACCCATCGGCACCGATGCCAATAATCTGGCCACGGACAGGGAGCGGGAGCTGATTATCCTGGTGGTGGGCGAGGCGGCCAGGGCTGACCGCTTTTCCCTGAACGGGTATGAGCGGCCGACCAATCCTCTGCTCAGTCAGGAGGAAGTGATCTTTTACCCCCAGGTGAGCTCTTGCGATACCTCAACCGCGACTGCGGTCCCGTGCATGTTTTCCGACCTGACTCGGGCCGGATTCAGCAACAAGAAGGCCGCGGCCAGGGAAAATATCCTCGATGTCGTTCAGCGGGCCGGGGTCAATGTCCTCTGGCGGGACAACAACTCGGATTCCAAGGGCGTGGCCCTGCGTGTTCCGTATGAGGATTATCAGGATCCGGCCAGGAACACGATCTGTGATGTGGAGTGTCGGGACGAGGGGATGCTGGTTGGCTTGCAGGAGTATATCGATGCGCAGAAGAGCGGGGATATCCTCATCGTTCTGCACCAGATGGGCAACCATGGCCCGGCCTATTACAAGCGGTACCCCAAGGAGTTTGCGCGCTTTACCCCGACCTGCCAGACGAATCAGCTCGACGAGTGCAGTCCGGAAGAGATAGGCAATGCTTACGATAACGCCATCCTTTACACCGACTACTTTTTAAGCAAGACCATCGCCCTGCTCAAGCAGAACGACAAGCAGTTCGAGACCGCGATGATCTACATGAGCGATCATGGCGAATCCCTTGGCGAATTCGGGGTCTACCTGCATGGCCTGCCCTATCTGCTTGCCCCGGAGACCCAGAAGCATATCGCGGCCATCATGTGGTTTGGCGCGGGATTTGCCGTCGATCGGCAGATTCTCAGGCAACAGGCTGGGCGGGAGCTTTCGCAAGACAACCTGTTCCATACCCTGCTGGGCAGTATGGAGATCCACACCGAACTCTATAATCCTAAGCTGGACATCCTCTGCGATGCCCATCAATGTCCACCTCTCCAAGCCGGCCCCTATGCCAAGGACAAAGGGGAGAAGCAGGGCGTTGTGAGGTCCGGCCGGAAATAA
- a CDS encoding bactofilin family protein: MGFFNKQGIGETKSETITSVIGADMQLVGDISFKGKLRLDGKAEGNIRGEYLILGETGMISGDIVVSTFVCSGRVEGTVNVQKLYVVKSGFIEGKVETMDLAVESGAVLNGEIKSRSQELRLVPGAASQEEDWEARMKEAASASQGKKKAAALK, translated from the coding sequence ATGGGGTTTTTTAATAAGCAGGGTATCGGCGAAACAAAGTCAGAGACGATCACCAGTGTTATCGGCGCAGACATGCAGCTGGTTGGCGATATCTCCTTTAAAGGCAAGCTGCGTCTCGATGGCAAGGCCGAAGGAAATATTCGCGGGGAATATCTTATTCTCGGGGAAACCGGGATGATATCCGGGGATATCGTTGTCTCCACCTTTGTCTGTTCGGGCCGGGTTGAAGGTACGGTGAATGTCCAGAAGCTGTATGTGGTGAAAAGCGGCTTTATCGAAGGCAAGGTCGAGACCATGGATCTGGCGGTGGAGTCCGGTGCTGTGCTCAATGGGGAAATTAAATCCCGGAGTCAGGAATTGCGCTTGGTTCCCGGCGCTGCTTCTCAGGAAGAGGATTGGGAGGCGCGGATGAAAGAGGCCGCTTCCGCGAGCCAGGGGAAGAAGAAGGCGGCTGCTCTCAAGTAA
- a CDS encoding phage protein GemA/Gp16 family protein has translation MLDHKKLAVIHIVKKELQVSDQEYRDTMEKVAGVRSAKDLDEPGFQRLMRYFARSTHYRASREGITFRQRMYIKHLLEDLAWDSLHCANFLKKYYKTSNIGTLSKTEASKVIEALKHILAGRQKMEGQE, from the coding sequence ATGCTGGATCATAAAAAACTGGCCGTCATCCATATCGTCAAAAAGGAACTTCAGGTAAGCGACCAAGAATACCGCGATACCATGGAAAAGGTGGCGGGAGTCCGCTCGGCAAAGGATCTGGACGAGCCAGGGTTCCAACGGCTCATGCGCTATTTTGCCAGAAGCACCCATTATCGGGCGAGCCGGGAGGGCATTACCTTCCGGCAGAGGATGTACATCAAGCATCTGCTGGAAGATCTTGCCTGGGATAGTCTCCATTGCGCCAATTTTCTAAAAAAATACTACAAAACCAGCAACATAGGGACGCTTTCCAAAACAGAGGCGAGCAAGGTGATCGAAGCGCTGAAACATATTCTGGCTGGACGACAAAAAATGGAAGGACAAGAATGA
- a CDS encoding bifunctional 4-hydroxy-2-oxoglutarate aldolase/2-dehydro-3-deoxy-phosphogluconate aldolase: protein MELDVSVIGILRGVAGDFFGEAMQISFAGGLTAMEVTMNTPDAEKIVREYRSAVPAGKLLGMGTIRNLEEAIRAVAAGAMFLVTPNLDTKVIEYAKAEGVPIVAGALTPTEVYTAWSAGADLVKVFPCGAMGGPQYIKDLLGPFDHLRLAAVGGVSLANLPEYFKAGAAAVGVSTSLFGAKALREKNLDQIGQNVKIFIEHCREAKDRV, encoded by the coding sequence ATGGAGCTTGATGTTTCAGTAATCGGTATACTGCGGGGAGTGGCGGGTGATTTTTTCGGCGAGGCCATGCAGATCTCTTTTGCCGGTGGACTTACGGCCATGGAAGTCACCATGAACACCCCAGACGCCGAAAAAATCGTTAGAGAATACAGGTCCGCCGTGCCCGCAGGCAAGCTGCTGGGCATGGGCACCATCCGTAACCTCGAAGAAGCCATCCGGGCCGTGGCTGCCGGGGCCATGTTTCTCGTGACTCCCAACCTCGACACCAAAGTGATCGAATATGCCAAGGCAGAAGGGGTCCCCATTGTCGCCGGAGCATTGACGCCCACCGAGGTGTATACCGCCTGGTCCGCCGGGGCCGATCTGGTCAAGGTTTTTCCCTGCGGCGCCATGGGCGGACCCCAGTACATCAAGGATCTTCTCGGACCTTTCGATCATCTCCGCCTCGCCGCCGTTGGCGGGGTGAGCCTGGCCAATCTGCCGGAATATTTTAAGGCCGGCGCCGCAGCGGTGGGCGTATCAACCAGCCTCTTCGGCGCTAAGGCGTTGCGGGAGAAGAACCTTGACCAGATCGGGCAAAATGTAAAAATTTTCATTGAGCATTGTCGCGAGGCAAAAGATCGGGTATGA
- a CDS encoding O-acetyl-ADP-ribose deacetylase: MTNDKIQLTGEDITRIKADGIVNAANNSLLGGGGVDGAIHRGAGPELLAACWELGGCPTGEARITKGYNLPAAWVIHTVGPVWHGGTQGEPELLARCYRSCFSLAREYGLTTIAFPAISTGVYGYPKEAAARIAIREARRALAENKTLASILFVCFNSATRLAYEKGLAEP, encoded by the coding sequence ATGACCAACGACAAGATACAACTGACGGGAGAGGATATTACCAGGATCAAGGCGGATGGTATTGTGAATGCCGCGAACAATTCGCTGCTTGGCGGCGGTGGGGTGGACGGCGCCATCCACCGGGGTGCCGGCCCGGAATTGCTCGCGGCATGCTGGGAACTTGGGGGCTGCCCGACGGGCGAGGCGCGGATCACCAAGGGCTACAACCTGCCGGCCGCCTGGGTCATCCACACGGTGGGGCCGGTTTGGCACGGCGGCACCCAAGGAGAGCCGGAACTGCTAGCCCGCTGCTACCGCAGCTGTTTTTCCCTGGCCCGGGAATATGGCCTCACAACCATCGCCTTTCCCGCGATCAGCACGGGAGTCTATGGTTATCCCAAAGAAGCGGCGGCACGGATTGCCATCCGGGAGGCACGCAGGGCTCTCGCGGAGAACAAAACTCTCGCCAGCATTCTCTTTGTCTGCTTTAACAGCGCAACACGCCTGGCGTACGAGAAGGGTTTGGCAGAGCCCTAA
- a CDS encoding DoxX family protein, which yields MVKTLAATDNSPAQLLIRLALGVVIFPHGAQKLLGWFGGGGYGATVAAFTALGFPLWAIILLMVTEVGGSLLLILGLFTRVWALAIGTAIIICVKMNHLQHGFFMNWFGQQQGEGYEYHLLVLGIALALVVRGGGMLSFDRLLAKERRRGGIVF from the coding sequence ATGGTTAAAACTCTGGCAGCGACAGATAACAGCCCGGCTCAACTCCTGATTCGTCTGGCTCTGGGGGTGGTGATCTTCCCCCACGGCGCGCAGAAACTTTTGGGCTGGTTCGGGGGGGGAGGTTATGGCGCAACGGTTGCTGCGTTTACCGCCCTGGGGTTTCCCCTTTGGGCCATTATTCTTTTGATGGTTACCGAGGTAGGGGGTTCGTTGTTGCTGATCCTCGGCCTTTTTACCAGGGTTTGGGCCCTGGCCATTGGTACGGCCATCATTATCTGCGTGAAGATGAATCATCTGCAGCATGGTTTTTTCATGAACTGGTTCGGGCAGCAGCAGGGCGAGGGGTATGAGTACCATCTCCTGGTGCTCGGCATTGCCCTGGCCCTTGTTGTCCGGGGTGGCGGCATGCTATCTTTTGATCGGCTTTTGGCAAAAGAGAGGCGGCGGGGCGGGATCGTTTTCTGA
- the htpX gene encoding zinc metalloprotease HtpX: MGNTIKTAMLMAALTALFMVAGQALGGQNGMTLALLMAAGMNFFAYWFSDKLALKMGGAREVEQSEAPVLHALVAGLSARAGLPKPRVYIIDSDTPNAFATGRNPEHAAVAVTRGLISILSRDELEGVLAHELAHIKNRDILISSMAAVMAGAISALATMSQWAMLFGMGRSSDDEEGSGGMFGAIVMMILAPIAAALIQMAISRSREYLADATGAQICGRPASLANALQRLEDSNHRLPMEVNPATAQMYIVNPLSAGGVANLFSTHPPMQERIRRLLATA, encoded by the coding sequence ATGGGAAACACGATAAAAACAGCCATGCTGATGGCAGCCCTCACCGCCCTCTTCATGGTGGCAGGCCAGGCCTTGGGCGGCCAGAACGGCATGACCCTGGCCCTGCTCATGGCGGCAGGGATGAATTTTTTCGCCTATTGGTTCAGCGACAAGCTGGCCCTGAAGATGGGCGGCGCCCGGGAGGTGGAGCAGAGCGAGGCGCCGGTGCTGCATGCACTGGTGGCCGGGCTTTCCGCGCGGGCCGGACTGCCCAAGCCCCGGGTCTATATCATTGACAGCGACACCCCCAATGCCTTTGCCACGGGGAGAAACCCCGAGCATGCGGCGGTGGCGGTCACCCGAGGGCTGATTTCCATCCTCAGCCGCGACGAGTTGGAAGGCGTTCTCGCCCATGAGCTGGCCCATATCAAGAACCGGGACATCCTGATCAGCTCCATGGCCGCAGTCATGGCCGGAGCCATCAGCGCCCTTGCCACCATGAGCCAATGGGCCATGCTCTTCGGCATGGGCCGCAGCTCCGATGACGAGGAGGGCAGCGGCGGAATGTTCGGCGCCATTGTGATGATGATTCTCGCCCCCATCGCTGCGGCCCTGATCCAGATGGCCATTTCCCGCAGCCGCGAATACCTGGCGGACGCCACCGGCGCCCAGATCTGCGGCCGACCCGCCTCCCTGGCCAACGCCCTCCAGCGGCTGGAAGACTCCAACCACCGTCTGCCCATGGAGGTCAACCCGGCCACCGCCCAGATGTACATCGTCAACCCGCTTTCCGCCGGGGGAGTGGCCAACCTGTTCAGCACCCACCCGCCCATGCAGGAACGGATCCGCCGCCTGCTGGCCACCGCTTGA
- a CDS encoding HAD family hydrolase, producing the protein MANANVITTVLFDYGGVLAEEGFIQGLAAIAKENGLDPPPFFHTATETIYDCSYVTGKCTEQAYWQLLRALTGIRGEDRELTEAILSRFILRPKMLAAVRALQGQGLKPVILSDQTDWLDRLNTRQPFFQEFSRVFNSYHLGKTKREPSLFLDVLAALNIEPGHALFVDDNPGHIERAAALGLHTHLFHNEPLFFAELARLGFTHIPPEDMTRGGDRYAGS; encoded by the coding sequence ATGGCCAATGCTAACGTCATAACCACCGTCCTCTTCGACTATGGCGGAGTCCTGGCCGAAGAGGGGTTCATCCAAGGGCTTGCGGCCATAGCCAAGGAGAACGGGCTTGACCCACCCCCCTTTTTCCATACCGCCACCGAGACCATCTACGATTGCAGCTACGTAACGGGTAAGTGCACGGAGCAGGCATACTGGCAGCTGCTCCGTGCACTTACCGGCATCAGGGGCGAAGATCGGGAGCTCACCGAGGCAATCCTCAGCCGCTTCATCCTGCGCCCCAAGATGCTGGCTGCGGTGCGCGCCCTTCAGGGGCAAGGGCTGAAGCCGGTCATCCTCAGCGACCAGACCGACTGGCTCGACCGCCTCAATACGCGGCAGCCGTTTTTTCAGGAATTTTCCCGAGTCTTCAACAGTTATCATCTGGGAAAAACCAAACGCGAACCCAGCCTGTTTCTTGACGTCCTCGCTGCCCTCAATATCGAGCCGGGACACGCCCTTTTTGTCGACGACAACCCGGGCCACATCGAGCGGGCAGCGGCCCTCGGCCTGCACACCCATCTCTTTCACAATGAACCGCTGTTTTTCGCAGAGCTTGCCCGGCTGGGGTTTACCCACATTCCGCCGGAGGATATGACAAGGGGGGGCGACCGCTATGCTGGATCATAA
- a CDS encoding cupin domain-containing protein has protein sequence MEKKNLAETRIFDSKSMKRMLIHDSPWFRILNFNLSAGQVFPVHSHETEGQLSIQILEGTGEFLGKDAQGIPAQAGDLLLCDISEPHGVRAHTDLRILVTIAPPF, from the coding sequence ATGGAGAAAAAGAACCTGGCCGAGACGAGAATTTTTGACAGCAAGAGCATGAAGAGGATGTTGATCCACGATTCACCCTGGTTTAGGATCCTGAATTTCAATCTCAGCGCCGGGCAGGTTTTTCCGGTGCATTCCCATGAAACGGAAGGCCAGCTCTCCATCCAGATACTGGAGGGAACAGGGGAGTTTCTCGGTAAGGATGCGCAGGGTATTCCGGCCCAGGCCGGCGACCTGCTGCTGTGCGACATCAGCGAACCCCACGGCGTTCGGGCCCACACCGATCTGCGGATTCTGGTGACCATCGCCCCGCCGTTTTAA
- a CDS encoding RNA-binding S4 domain-containing protein — MGRQQVAVRPGVIRLGQFLKLAGVVDTGGESKLRIQEGEATVNGEVETRRGRQLVPGDLVEFAGELLEVVAKAGD; from the coding sequence ATGGGAAGACAACAGGTGGCAGTGCGGCCCGGGGTTATCCGGCTTGGTCAGTTTCTCAAACTGGCTGGGGTGGTGGACACCGGCGGAGAGAGCAAGCTCCGGATTCAGGAGGGTGAGGCAACGGTCAACGGCGAGGTGGAAACCCGCCGTGGCCGTCAGCTTGTGCCTGGAGATCTGGTGGAGTTTGCGGGAGAGCTTCTGGAGGTTGTTGCCAAGGCGGGAGATTAG
- a CDS encoding Smr/MutS family protein produces the protein MRKKHPSPRQAAPVSKKSKKGAASPHRRKLTASDDLGALFSADQEKGGMQSFASALATGIPAATLAEILSDKEELPTPAQTLRGAIKSSPPPQEHIDLHGCTAAEAEIRTENFLTRALRNHLKTVMVITGKGIHSKEGPVLKDVIETRLKIMKDDGSILTYLWEKKDREKSGALLVYLP, from the coding sequence ATGCGCAAAAAGCACCCTTCGCCTCGACAGGCCGCCCCAGTCAGCAAAAAATCAAAGAAAGGGGCCGCCTCCCCGCACCGCCGGAAACTGACGGCCAGCGACGATCTGGGCGCTCTCTTCTCCGCTGATCAGGAAAAGGGGGGAATGCAAAGCTTTGCCAGCGCCTTGGCCACCGGAATTCCCGCGGCAACCCTTGCCGAAATCCTTTCGGATAAAGAGGAGCTGCCAACCCCGGCTCAAACACTGCGGGGTGCGATAAAAAGCTCTCCTCCCCCCCAGGAGCACATCGATCTCCATGGCTGCACCGCTGCCGAGGCGGAAATAAGAACGGAAAACTTCCTGACCCGGGCGCTGCGCAATCATCTCAAAACCGTCATGGTCATAACCGGCAAGGGGATCCATTCGAAGGAAGGCCCCGTACTCAAAGACGTTATCGAGACCAGGCTCAAGATCATGAAAGACGACGGTTCGATCCTCACCTATCTCTGGGAAAAGAAGGACCGGGAAAAAAGCGGGGCGTTGCTCGTCTACCTGCCCTGA
- a CDS encoding aldolase catalytic domain-containing protein: MFRPEIKVIDCTVRDGGLMNKWQFDDKFVRAVYQGLSEAGVDYMEIGYLSSESAFCRTEVGPWKFCAEDDLLRIIGESEKKIKFSAMADIGRIDYNDIRPQKESVLDMVRVACYVHQIDKAIALAHHCQDKGYETTINLMAVSTVGPRELEEGLDDLAKSRVPIIYLVDSFGAFYQEDIELLAKLYMERLPGKTIGIHAHNNQQLAFANTISSVICGINYLDATLYGMGRGAGNCPTELLLSFLKNPKFNVRPLIKVIEEEILPWREKIDWGYFIPYMVGGVMNQHPKAAMACMESDKKNLITEFYDQMTSAAAI, from the coding sequence ATGTTCAGACCGGAAATTAAAGTGATTGACTGCACCGTCCGCGACGGCGGCTTGATGAATAAATGGCAGTTCGACGACAAGTTCGTCCGCGCTGTCTATCAGGGGCTGAGCGAGGCCGGGGTCGACTACATGGAGATCGGCTACCTCAGCTCCGAATCCGCTTTTTGCCGCACCGAAGTCGGACCCTGGAAATTCTGCGCCGAGGACGATCTGCTCCGGATCATCGGGGAGAGCGAAAAAAAGATCAAATTCTCGGCCATGGCCGACATCGGCCGCATCGACTACAACGATATCCGCCCCCAAAAGGAGAGCGTGCTCGATATGGTGCGGGTGGCCTGCTATGTCCACCAGATCGACAAGGCCATCGCCCTGGCCCACCACTGCCAGGACAAGGGCTACGAAACGACGATCAATCTGATGGCCGTCTCCACCGTGGGTCCGCGGGAGCTGGAAGAAGGGCTGGACGACCTGGCGAAAAGTCGGGTGCCGATCATCTATCTGGTGGACAGCTTCGGCGCCTTCTACCAGGAAGACATCGAGCTGCTGGCCAAACTGTACATGGAGCGGCTGCCCGGCAAGACCATCGGCATCCATGCCCACAACAACCAGCAGCTGGCCTTTGCCAACACCATCTCCTCGGTGATCTGCGGGATCAATTATCTGGACGCCACCCTGTACGGCATGGGACGCGGCGCGGGCAACTGCCCCACGGAACTGCTGCTCTCCTTTCTCAAAAACCCCAAGTTCAATGTGCGCCCGCTCATCAAGGTCATCGAGGAGGAGATTCTCCCCTGGCGGGAAAAAATCGACTGGGGCTATTTCATCCCCTATATGGTCGGCGGAGTTATGAACCAGCATCCCAAAGCGGCCATGGCCTGCATGGAATCCGACAAGAAAAACCTGATCACCGAATTTTACGACCAGATGACCAGCGCCGCCGCTATCTGA
- a CDS encoding NlpC/P60 family protein: protein MIVVVLAGLSGCGGVRQGDVALPLPPTASKKELAMLGHTIQVGAFARLDNAVRLMQKLDALGLDAYYYRHASGLYKVRFGDYPTRKEAHARAAQLRKSGVIEAFYLVAPTSSAAARFRHYQEGALRKMLVNTAQGFIGIPYEWGGESVETGFDCSGLVMTVYKLNGLNLPRNSRTQFQAGNPVRREDLAPGDLVFFATNGDATVSHVGIYIGNDRFIHAPKKGDTIRQSSLCSDYFDGCYLGARTYLGEDG from the coding sequence ATGATTGTTGTTGTCCTGGCGGGGCTTTCCGGCTGCGGCGGGGTCCGGCAGGGAGATGTCGCCTTGCCGCTTCCGCCGACAGCCTCGAAAAAAGAATTGGCCATGCTGGGGCATACCATTCAGGTCGGCGCCTTTGCCAGACTGGATAATGCGGTCCGCCTCATGCAGAAACTTGATGCCTTGGGGCTGGACGCCTATTATTATCGCCATGCCAGCGGGTTGTACAAGGTTCGCTTCGGGGATTATCCCACCCGGAAAGAAGCGCACGCCCGCGCCGCGCAGTTGCGAAAATCCGGGGTGATTGAGGCCTTTTACCTGGTTGCGCCGACTTCCTCTGCTGCGGCCCGGTTCCGCCACTATCAGGAAGGGGCCTTGCGGAAAATGCTGGTGAACACTGCGCAGGGCTTTATTGGTATCCCCTACGAATGGGGCGGGGAGTCGGTGGAGACGGGATTTGATTGCAGTGGTTTGGTCATGACCGTGTATAAGCTCAACGGTCTCAATCTGCCCCGGAATTCAAGAACCCAGTTCCAGGCGGGAAATCCGGTGCGCCGTGAAGATCTCGCCCCGGGAGATCTGGTTTTTTTCGCCACCAACGGGGACGCGACGGTCTCCCATGTGGGGATCTATATCGGCAACGACAGATTCATTCATGCGCCCAAAAAAGGCGACACCATTCGGCAGAGTTCGTTGTGTAGCGATTATTTTGACGGGTGCTATCTGGGGGCGCGGACCTATCTGGGCGAGGACGGCTGA
- a CDS encoding pentapeptide repeat-containing protein: MNTQIRYFFLPLALLLFLVAGCGLIKDTTSTPEKSSIREGTKVTGAELLDLLNDNTISLHEYGETATIEMYSNGKMYAVKSKTEKNDGRWSTENDRLCLKFMRWGFGDEICYDVFRKGEEYHLYTESGIRASYFTVNPGVKRGPADKKSSATRKRSSTRATTSPDVVVEEQPAKPVSTPTIQESNQTASPQAASRDLGMIYRGMSQNCPGCNLQGANLAEASLLRANLAGANLSNATLVKANLKWANLKGANLTSADLSGANLAGADLAGANLERADLTGANLEQANLRGATITGAIGLDLKKAIR, translated from the coding sequence TTGAACACCCAAATCCGCTATTTTTTCCTGCCCTTGGCCCTGCTTCTTTTTCTTGTCGCCGGTTGCGGCCTCATAAAAGACACAACAAGCACCCCGGAAAAATCTTCCATCCGGGAAGGAACCAAGGTCACCGGTGCCGAACTGCTCGACCTCCTCAACGACAACACCATTTCCCTGCATGAATATGGGGAAACCGCGACCATCGAGATGTACAGCAACGGCAAGATGTACGCGGTGAAAAGCAAAACGGAAAAAAATGACGGGAGATGGTCAACGGAAAACGACCGCCTCTGTCTCAAATTCATGCGCTGGGGCTTTGGCGATGAGATCTGTTACGATGTGTTTCGCAAGGGCGAAGAGTATCACCTCTATACGGAGAGCGGCATCCGGGCGAGTTATTTCACCGTAAACCCCGGGGTCAAACGCGGACCGGCAGACAAAAAATCTTCCGCAACTCGGAAACGCTCCAGCACCCGGGCCACCACCTCTCCCGATGTGGTGGTGGAAGAGCAGCCCGCCAAGCCGGTATCCACCCCGACAATCCAGGAGAGCAACCAGACCGCCAGCCCGCAGGCCGCCAGCCGGGATTTGGGCATGATCTACCGGGGCATGAGCCAGAACTGCCCGGGCTGTAACCTGCAGGGAGCCAACCTGGCCGAAGCCAGCCTGCTACGGGCCAACCTGGCCGGAGCCAACCTGAGCAACGCCACCCTGGTCAAGGCCAACCTCAAATGGGCCAACCTGAAGGGCGCCAATCTGACGAGCGCGGATCTCTCCGGGGCCAATCTGGCCGGGGCTGACCTGGCCGGGGCCAACCTTGAGCGGGCCGATCTGACCGGGGCCAATCTCGAACAGGCCAATCTCCGGGGCGCAACCATCACCGGCGCCATCGGCCTTGACCTGAAAAAGGCCATCCGCTAA
- a CDS encoding M23 family metallopeptidase produces MEKQIHFIVTGERGAIRSFAVSSKTIKVMLGVCCFFVLGSGFGWFSSGENIVLRKQLAAVQKDLVGTAALNASMQAHAVKQEREQQAQLNAALTDLKQKSQAIESILASVGVNLEVHESAKGAGGPFTRRPQESYEGLTLKVDHYLDTIQSVPLGAPVRGTITSQFGSRLDPINGEPAFHGGVDIRKQLGAKIIAPADGVVVTNGFDRGHGNFIVLDHGNKFQTSYLHLQKDFVKPGDTVSRGQVIGLMGNSGRSTGAHLHYEIKYRDKLLDPVRFIQVRPRVVAVPQKQATVKAL; encoded by the coding sequence ATGGAAAAACAGATACATTTTATTGTAACCGGTGAGCGAGGGGCAATCCGTTCCTTTGCCGTATCCAGCAAGACCATCAAAGTCATGCTCGGGGTTTGTTGTTTTTTCGTTCTTGGCAGCGGGTTCGGCTGGTTTTCTTCCGGAGAAAACATCGTCCTGCGCAAGCAGCTTGCCGCCGTGCAAAAGGATCTGGTCGGAACGGCCGCCTTGAACGCAAGCATGCAGGCCCATGCAGTTAAGCAGGAGCGGGAGCAGCAGGCCCAGCTGAACGCCGCCCTGACCGATCTCAAACAAAAAAGCCAGGCTATCGAATCCATCCTCGCCTCGGTCGGGGTGAATCTTGAGGTGCATGAGAGCGCGAAAGGCGCGGGTGGACCTTTTACCCGGCGGCCCCAAGAGTCTTATGAAGGTCTGACCTTGAAGGTGGACCATTATCTGGATACCATCCAATCCGTCCCTCTGGGGGCGCCGGTGCGGGGGACTATTACCTCCCAGTTCGGCTCCCGGCTTGATCCCATCAACGGGGAACCGGCCTTCCATGGCGGGGTTGATATCAGAAAGCAACTCGGTGCCAAAATCATTGCGCCGGCGGACGGTGTTGTCGTTACCAACGGCTTTGATCGGGGGCATGGCAATTTTATCGTCTTGGATCATGGCAATAAATTCCAGACCAGTTATCTCCATCTCCAGAAGGATTTTGTAAAACCCGGCGATACCGTGAGCCGGGGGCAGGTCATCGGCTTGATGGGGAATTCCGGAAGAAGTACCGGCGCTCATTTGCATTATGAAATCAAGTACCGGGATAAATTGCTCGATCCGGTCAGATTTATTCAAGTACGTCCGCGTGTTGTTGCCGTGCCGCAGAAACAGGCAACGGTAAAAGCCCTATGA